A genome region from Acinetobacter sp. YWS30-1 includes the following:
- a CDS encoding 2-oxo acid dehydrogenase subunit E2, protein MSEIKTLEIPKWGLSMEEGTIAQWLIQEGTQFSKGQEICEIETTKIVNVLEAPFDGLLRKIIANDGDTLVVGGIIAICADAQVSDAEVEAFAQSLGGTPAVTGNKAVAAVPEKVDVAQVETKVQAAPKQNSVGNGSKAVTQGGYSIPDELQGYQQSDDIFATPHALKLAEKHNVNLAQITGSGREGRISVQDIQAAVQAAGGSWPDVRHQASTKAAKSKADDSDVLATPVARRLAKQWGINLHDCRASGSRGRVCKEDVEAVYQRENPVQAQHTEYAHPTESAKFTTVAMNGMRKAIAARLQAAKRNAPHFRLTIDLNVESVQALRQQINSTVPQVKLSINDMLIKAAAAALIKVPQVNVQFDEENQQILQFEQADISVAVAIENGLITPIIKAANRKSLAQISNDMRDLATRAKTGKLAPDEFQGGSFSISNLGMLGIQQFDAIINPPQGAILALGAAEKRAVVENDEIVVREMVTATLSCDHRVIDGALGAQFLSAFKQFVENPALILV, encoded by the coding sequence ATGAGCGAAATTAAAACTTTAGAAATCCCAAAATGGGGTTTGTCCATGGAAGAGGGTACGATTGCCCAATGGCTGATTCAGGAAGGTACCCAATTTAGTAAAGGACAGGAAATTTGTGAAATTGAAACCACAAAAATCGTCAATGTATTGGAGGCACCTTTTGATGGCCTGCTACGAAAAATTATTGCTAACGATGGTGACACACTGGTCGTAGGTGGAATCATTGCAATTTGTGCAGACGCCCAAGTTTCCGATGCAGAAGTTGAAGCATTTGCACAGTCTTTAGGTGGAACACCTGCTGTAACTGGAAATAAAGCGGTAGCAGCGGTTCCTGAAAAAGTCGATGTGGCTCAAGTTGAAACCAAAGTACAAGCTGCTCCTAAACAGAACAGTGTTGGTAATGGATCAAAAGCGGTGACTCAGGGCGGATATTCTATTCCTGATGAGTTACAAGGCTACCAACAAAGTGATGATATTTTTGCAACGCCACATGCCTTGAAATTGGCTGAAAAGCATAATGTAAACTTGGCTCAGATTACGGGTTCTGGACGTGAAGGCCGTATCAGTGTTCAAGATATTCAGGCCGCAGTTCAAGCTGCTGGTGGTTCTTGGCCAGATGTACGTCATCAAGCTAGTACGAAAGCCGCGAAATCTAAAGCAGATGATAGTGATGTTCTAGCAACACCTGTTGCTCGCCGTTTGGCAAAACAATGGGGCATTAATTTGCATGATTGTCGTGCATCGGGTTCACGTGGACGAGTCTGTAAGGAAGATGTTGAAGCTGTATATCAACGGGAAAATCCTGTACAAGCTCAACATACTGAGTATGCGCATCCAACAGAGTCAGCAAAATTCACCACCGTAGCTATGAATGGTATGCGTAAAGCAATCGCTGCACGGCTACAAGCGGCAAAACGCAATGCACCACATTTTCGCTTAACGATAGACTTAAATGTTGAGTCGGTTCAGGCTTTGCGTCAGCAAATTAACAGTACTGTACCGCAAGTCAAACTGTCCATTAACGATATGCTGATTAAAGCTGCTGCTGCTGCACTGATTAAAGTTCCACAAGTTAATGTTCAGTTTGATGAAGAGAATCAGCAGATTTTACAGTTTGAACAGGCTGATATTTCGGTTGCTGTAGCCATCGAAAATGGACTGATCACGCCAATTATTAAAGCAGCGAACCGTAAATCTTTGGCGCAAATTTCCAATGATATGCGTGATCTGGCGACACGTGCCAAAACTGGAAAATTGGCACCTGATGAGTTTCAAGGGGGCAGTTTCAGTATTTCCAATTTGGGCATGCTTGGTATTCAACAGTTTGATGCCATTATTAACCCGCCTCAAGGTGCAATTCTAGCCTTAGGTGCAGCAGAGAAACGTGCTGTAGTTGAAAATGATGAGATTGTTGTTCGTGAAATGGTGACCGCAACATTGTCTTGTGATCATCGTGTCATTGATGGTGCGTTGGGTGCTCAATTCTTATCGGCATTTAAGCAGTTTGTCGAAAATCCTGCATTAATTTTGGTGTAG
- a CDS encoding alpha-ketoacid dehydrogenase subunit beta, giving the protein MPNKSYRNAIKEAIELEMRRDPSVIVVGEDVRGGHGGKNTDDNKLEGFGGVLGVTKGLWTEFGSERVIDTPITESAIIGMAAGAAATGLRPVADLMFMDFYGVCYDMLYNQAAKFRYMFGGKAKAPLVVRGMIGAGFSAAAQHSQSPYNVFASVPGLKVVVPSSAYDVKGLLIQAIRDDDPVVFCEHKLLYDIKGEVPDESYTIPFGVANYTREGTDITIIALSLMVHRANEVADKLAKEGISVEVVDPRTISPLDEDGILESVASTGRVVIVDESAARCGFGHDVAALIAQKGFHYLKAPIELVTPPHSPVPFSPVLEKEWLPSVERIEQAVRKTLEA; this is encoded by the coding sequence ATGCCAAATAAAAGTTATCGAAACGCGATTAAAGAAGCAATTGAATTAGAAATGCGCCGAGACCCAAGTGTCATTGTGGTCGGTGAAGATGTTCGTGGTGGACATGGTGGTAAAAATACCGATGATAATAAGCTGGAAGGTTTTGGCGGTGTACTTGGTGTAACCAAAGGCTTATGGACTGAATTTGGTTCTGAACGAGTCATTGATACTCCAATTACAGAATCAGCGATTATTGGTATGGCGGCAGGTGCTGCTGCAACGGGTTTAAGACCTGTGGCAGATTTAATGTTTATGGATTTTTACGGCGTGTGTTATGACATGCTGTATAACCAAGCAGCTAAATTTCGCTACATGTTTGGCGGCAAAGCCAAAGCGCCACTCGTTGTACGTGGCATGATTGGTGCAGGTTTTTCCGCAGCAGCGCAGCATTCTCAGTCGCCATATAACGTGTTTGCCTCAGTGCCTGGTTTAAAAGTGGTGGTGCCTTCAAGTGCCTATGATGTAAAAGGGTTGTTGATTCAAGCCATTCGAGATGACGACCCAGTAGTCTTTTGTGAACACAAGTTGTTGTACGACATTAAGGGCGAAGTGCCAGATGAGTCCTACACTATTCCTTTTGGTGTCGCAAATTACACCCGTGAAGGCACAGATATCACCATTATTGCCTTAAGTTTGATGGTGCATCGTGCCAATGAAGTCGCTGATAAGCTCGCAAAAGAAGGCATTTCGGTTGAAGTGGTTGACCCTAGAACCATTTCACCATTAGACGAAGATGGCATTTTAGAGTCAGTAGCTTCAACAGGTCGTGTGGTGATTGTAGATGAATCAGCAGCACGTTGTGGTTTCGGACATGATGTGGCTGCGCTTATTGCCCAGAAAGGCTTTCATTATCTTAAAGCACCAATCGAATTAGTCACTCCACCACACTCACCCGTACCATTTTCACCAGTACTAGAAAAAGAATGGCTACCTAGTGTAGAACGCATCGAACAGGCTGTACGCAAGACGTTGGAGGCTTAG